In Chlamydiales bacterium, the following proteins share a genomic window:
- a CDS encoding CesT family type III secretion system chaperone yields MDRFQALLNQISPLIDEPLYADRKRAVRITINETLHVHLEDDEPKDRILIATFISEIPPGRYRENLLKEGLKSNAQFPRVGTFAYSERNNQLCLFEYHSYVNLTGEKVADRLAVFIEKALLWRQAIEGGTLPAGKEVESKANRSVFGPQ; encoded by the coding sequence ATGGATCGCTTTCAAGCTCTTCTTAATCAGATTAGTCCGCTCATCGATGAGCCACTCTATGCCGATCGCAAGCGCGCGGTGCGTATTACCATTAATGAGACGCTGCACGTTCACCTTGAAGATGACGAGCCAAAAGACCGCATTCTAATCGCCACTTTTATCAGCGAAATCCCCCCGGGTAGATACCGCGAAAATCTACTCAAAGAGGGATTAAAATCTAATGCTCAATTTCCAAGAGTGGGGACCTTCGCCTATTCAGAACGCAACAACCAGCTCTGCCTATTTGAATACCACTCCTATGTCAACCTCACTGGGGAAAAGGTCGCCGATAGGCTAGCCGTTTTCATAGAGAAGGCCCTACTCTGGAGACAGGCGATCGAAGGGGGAACACTGCCCGCAGGCAAAGAGGTAGAGTCGAAAGCTAACCGTTCAGTATTTGGACCACAATGA
- a CDS encoding 4-alpha-glucanotransferase yields MNGKLEKTLHNSAAHKHWEKIGIFPHHGFDIPLSAIHSKNSCGIGEFLDLIPLIDWCHEIKMDVIQLLPLNDSGNDPSPYNALSSCALNPIYLSLHALPFIDELPELHKSFTQMRALTQSPKVHYHEVKVQKLYWLRLYFAKAGKKLIKKPEFEQFIAENGWTISYGLFKTLKDILEQSLWQYWPDELKHPTKKQYDDLVECYWDEICFHICLQYLAFDQFKAVKKYAENARVLLKGDVPILISRDSADVWYHPNFFNLDYSAGAPPDPYSEEQQYWGFPLYRWEEKKKTQYSWWKQRLKVASNFFDLYRVDHVIGLFRIWAIPVGHPITQGHYIPTDESLWLPQGRELLTMMLSSFEMLPIAEDLGNVSPDIRLCLKELGIPGTKVIRWERRWETDKSFIPLDEYTPISMTTLSTHDSETLALWWRDIPLESKAFAKFKGWTYAPELTRAQRKEILWESHHTASLFHINLLQEYLALYPELVWPDPQDERINIPGKILPSNWTYRFRPSVEDLLAHENLQREIQEIVMSPATPAIRLLA; encoded by the coding sequence ATGAACGGAAAACTTGAAAAGACACTTCACAACTCCGCAGCACACAAGCATTGGGAGAAGATAGGCATCTTCCCGCACCATGGCTTCGATATTCCCCTCTCTGCAATCCACAGCAAAAACAGCTGCGGTATTGGAGAGTTTCTCGATCTCATTCCGCTGATCGACTGGTGCCACGAGATCAAGATGGATGTAATTCAGCTTCTGCCTCTCAACGACTCTGGAAACGATCCCAGCCCCTACAATGCACTCTCCTCCTGCGCGCTCAATCCCATCTACCTTTCGCTTCACGCGCTGCCCTTTATAGACGAGCTCCCAGAGCTACACAAATCATTCACCCAGATGCGTGCGCTCACACAATCACCAAAAGTTCATTACCATGAGGTGAAGGTACAGAAGCTCTACTGGCTTAGGCTCTACTTCGCAAAAGCTGGAAAAAAGCTGATCAAAAAACCCGAATTCGAGCAGTTCATCGCAGAGAATGGCTGGACGATCTCCTATGGCCTATTTAAAACTCTTAAAGACATTTTAGAGCAGAGCCTCTGGCAGTACTGGCCCGACGAGCTCAAACACCCGACAAAAAAGCAGTATGATGATCTTGTTGAGTGCTACTGGGACGAGATCTGCTTCCACATCTGTTTACAATACCTCGCATTTGACCAGTTTAAAGCAGTAAAAAAATATGCTGAGAACGCCCGCGTTCTTCTGAAAGGAGATGTGCCCATCTTGATCAGCCGCGATAGCGCAGATGTCTGGTACCATCCAAATTTTTTCAACCTAGACTACTCTGCAGGCGCACCGCCTGATCCCTATTCCGAAGAGCAGCAGTACTGGGGCTTCCCGCTATACCGCTGGGAAGAGAAAAAAAAGACTCAATATAGCTGGTGGAAGCAGCGCCTAAAAGTTGCGAGCAACTTCTTCGATCTCTATCGAGTCGACCATGTCATCGGCCTCTTCCGCATCTGGGCGATTCCAGTCGGACACCCCATTACACAGGGACACTACATTCCAACCGATGAGTCGCTCTGGCTGCCCCAAGGCAGAGAGCTCCTTACAATGATGCTCTCCTCTTTCGAAATGCTCCCCATCGCCGAAGATCTCGGCAATGTCTCTCCAGATATCCGCCTCTGTCTTAAAGAGCTTGGGATTCCCGGCACAAAAGTGATCCGCTGGGAGCGCCGATGGGAGACAGATAAGAGCTTCATTCCACTGGATGAGTACACGCCCATCAGCATGACAACACTCTCCACTCACGACTCTGAAACGCTCGCTCTCTGGTGGAGAGATATTCCACTGGAGTCAAAAGCATTTGCAAAATTTAAGGGATGGACATACGCGCCCGAGCTTACGCGAGCCCAGCGCAAAGAGATTCTCTGGGAGAGCCATCACACTGCCAGCCTCTTTCATATCAATCTGCTCCAAGAGTATCTCGCCCTCTATCCAGAGCTCGTCTGGCCAGATCCTCAGGATGAGAGGATCAACATCCCAGGAAAAATTCTCCCCAGCAACTGGACCTACCGCTTCCGCCCAAGCGTCGAAGATCTACTCGCTCATGAAAATCTCCAGCGCGAAATCCAAGAGATCGTCATGAGTCCTGCAACTCCAGCCATTCGACTACTTGCATAA